One region of Quercus lobata isolate SW786 chromosome 2, ValleyOak3.0 Primary Assembly, whole genome shotgun sequence genomic DNA includes:
- the LOC115966747 gene encoding NAC transcription factor 32-like, translating into MERQREIDAVVVIHYSGGVVSQDDHDSDIDDLLKEYEDFANDEFSFDDLPPGYRFCPTDVELIRFYLNKKVSNEPLPPNQIIETNLYGYNPEFLAAANYKKCGENELYFFTPRDRKYLNGVRPNRATGDGYWKATGVDKPIIFDETLIGYKKALVFYQGKPPNGTKTDWIMHEFRVDTPPRDKRNPSDMRLDDSVLCRIYKKTDPKTKSNRKSTWINIKKGMELEEPLLDLFFDTFPFDTFPFDTFPPGYRFCPTDNELVRFYLNKKVSNEPLPPNQIVETNLYHHNPEFLAS; encoded by the exons ATGGAGAGACAAAGAGAAATCGATGCAGTGGTGGTGATCCATTACAGCGGCGGGG TGGTTTCACAAGATGATCATGACTCAGATATTGATGATCTTCTTAAGGAATACGAAGACTTCGCTAATGATGAATTCTCTTTTGATGATTTGCCTCCTGGATATAGGTTCTGCCCCACTGACGTCGAGCTCATCAGGTTTTACTTGAATAAGAAGGTTTCCAATGAGCCCCTCCCTCCCAACCAGATCATCGAGACTAACTTATACGGCTACAATCCCGAGTTTCTTGCAG CAGCAAACTACAAGAAATGTGGAGAAAATGAATTGTACTTTTTTACTCCAAGGGATCGAAAGTATTTAAATGGAGTCCGTCCAAACCGAGCTACTGGTGATGGATATTGGAAAGCTACTGGAGTTGACAAGCCTATCATATTCGACGAAACCCTAATTGGGTATAAGAAGGCACTAGTTTTCTATCAAGGAAAACCTCCAAATGGTACGAAGACTGATTGGATTATGCATGAATTTAGAGTTGACACTCCTCCTCGAGATAAAAGGAATCCAAGTGACATGAGG TTGGATGACTCAGTCTTGTGCAGGATTTATAAGAAAACTGAtcccaaaacaaaatctaatagGAAATCAACCTGGATAAACATCAAGAAGGGGATGGAACTAGAAGAACCTcttcttgatttattttttgatacattCCCTTTTGATACATTCCCTTTTGATACATTCCCACCTGGATATAGGTTCTGTCCCACTGACAATGAGCTTGTCAGGTTTTACTTGAATAAGAAGGTTTCCAACGAGCCCCTCCCTCCCAACCAGATCGTGGAGACTAACTTATACCACCACAATCCTGAGTTTCTTGCAAGTTAA
- the LOC115966755 gene encoding NAC domain-containing protein 67-like, which translates to MINSKQQEMWYFFTPRDRKYLNGNRPNRATGDGYWKATGADKHIIFDEALIGYRKALVFYQGKAPNGTKTNWIMHEFRVDTPPRDKRSPGDMKLDDSVLCRIYKNTEKESKSNEKSTQVHAQDDQEVPNSTSLPQNEPMEYFEFKDPMAQMIYDHDYMLQSDQNAPSALLEVPQNSNAATLIDMPGFHDPFQAMGGNIFETPVQSNQQSFCFPPLVNSVETLNLPSRNQDWSYTTNPSKNISAMQSDYYNYCVYQQASLNNQVSTSIHSPGYDSNMLLILNNQVSTSMPSHQVSPSMPFFSNDPNKRQKLSNDDHSFR; encoded by the exons ATGATCAACAGCAAACAACAAGAAATGTGGTACTTTTTTACTCCGAGAGATCGAAAGTATTTAAATGGAAACCGTCCAAACCGAGCAACTGGTGATGGATATTGGAAAGCTACTGGAGCTGACAAGCATATTATATTCGACGAAGCCCTAATTGGGTATAGGAAGGCACTAGTTTTCTATCAAGGAAAAGCTCCAAATGGTACGAAGACTAATTGGATTATGCACGAATTTAGAGTTGACACTCCTCCTCGAGATAAAAGGAGTCCAGGTGACATGAag TTGGATGATTCAGTTTTGTGCAGAATTTATAAGAATACTGAAAAGGAATCAAAATCGAATGAGAAATCAACCCAAGTCCATGCCCAAGATGATCAGGAGGTTCCAAATTCCACATCTTTGCCTCAAAATGAGCCAATGGAGTATTTCGAATTCAAGGATCCTATGGCACAAATGATATATGACCATGACTACATGCTTCAATCTGATCAAAATGCACCTAGTGCATTATTGGAAGTTCCTCAAAACAGTAACGCTGCTACTCTCATTGACATGCCTGGGTTCCATGATCCATTTCAAGCAATGGGCGGTAATATTTTTGAGACTCCTGTCCAGAGCAATCAACAAAGTTTCTGTTTTCCTCCTTTAGTGAATTCTGTAGAGACCCTAAATTTGCCAAGTAGAAACCAAGATTGGTCGTACACTACAAATCCTTCCAAGAACATCTCAGCAATGCAATCTGATTACTACAATTACTGTGTTTATCAGCAGGCATCGCTGAATAATCAAGTGTCAACATCGATTCATTCCCCCGGTTATGACTCAAATATGCTTCTGATTCTGAATAATCAAGTGTCGACATCGATGCCTTCTCATCAAGTGTCACCATCGATGCCTTTTTTCAGTAATGACCCAAATAAGCGTCAAAAGCTTTCAAATGATGACCATTCATTTCGATGA
- the LOC115966763 gene encoding uncharacterized protein LOC115966763, protein MALPQGFHSQGEVVCKLNKSIYGLKQASRQWFAKFSSTLIQLGFIQSKADYSLFAKRHGDIFVILLVYVDDVLIACNDKAEVDRFKVMLDDKFKLKDLGDLKYFLGLEVARSDKGITLCQRKYTLELLNDAGLLGCKYAKTPMEHNLMLSKFEGEELKDPSHYRRLVPKLLYLTITIPDITFAIHKLSKFMSKPRRPHLDAAHRVLQYLKGEPGKGLTFSSSTDLHLKGFVDANWTACPDTRRSVIGYSIFIGDSLVSWKSKKQSIVSRSSAEVKYRSMVVATCEIVWILYFLKDIGVNHEKEALLFCDSQATLHIGSNPVFHERTKHIEIDCHVVRDKVLEKVIKLNHVRSNCQLADLLTKALNYNQFSTLTCKMGMLNIHTPAALEGEYQSLDEATKISSKSRVEAVTQRIKALFIELLIL, encoded by the coding sequence ATGGCTCTTCCACAGGGGTTTCATAGCCAGGGGGAGGTTGTTTGTAAGCTCAATAAGTCCATTTATGGCCTCAAGCAAGCTTCTAGGCAATGGTTTGCCAAATTCTCAAGCACCTTGATTCAGCTTGGTTTTATTCAATCCAAGGCTGATTATTCTTTGTTTGCCAAAAGGCATGGTGACATTTTCGTGATTCTTTTGGTTTATGTAGATGATGTTTTGATAGCTTGCAATGACAAGGCTGAAGTGGATAGATTTAAAGTCATGCTAGATGATAAGTTCAAACTCAAAGATTTGGGTGATTTGAAATATTTCCTTGGTTTGGAGGTTGCAAGATCAGACAAAGGAATTACTCTTTGTCAAAGGAAATACACTCTTGAACTACTCAATGATGCTGGACTGCTTGGCTGTAAGTATGCTAAAACTCCTATGGAGCACAATTTAATGCTAAGCAAGTTTGAAGGAGAAGAACTTAAAGATCCCAGTCACTACAGAAGGCTTGTGCCCAAACTCTTGTACTTAACAATCACAATACCTGACATTACATTTGCTATCCATAAACTCAGTAAGTTTATGTCCAAGCCAAGGAGACCACATTTGGATGCAGCACATAGAGTGTTGCAGTATTTGAAAGGTGAACCAGGCAAAGGACTCACGTTTTCTTCTAGCACAGACTTGCACTTAAAAGGATTTGTAGATGCAAATTGGACTGCATGTCCTGACACTAGGAGGTCAGTGATTGGCTATAGCATCTTCATTGGTGATTCTTTGGTGTCTTGGAAGTCCAAGAAGCAGTCTATAGTATCAAGATCCTCAGCTGAGGTTAAGTACAGATCTATGGTAGTGGCAACATGTGAGATAGTGTGGATTTTGTACTTTCTTAAGGATATTGGAGTGAATCATGAAAAGGAGGCCTTGTTGTTCTGTGACAGTCAGGCTACATTGCACATTGGCTCCAATCCAGTCTTCCATGAGAGGACAAAACATATTGAAATAGATTGTCATGTGGTTAGGGATAAGGTGTTGGAGAAAGTGATTAAGCTGAATCATGTTAGATCAAATTGTCAATTGGCCGATCTGCTCACTAAAGCCTTGaattacaatcaattttcaaCTCTTACTTGTAAAATGGGGATGCTTAATATACATACACCTGCTGCTCTGGAGGGGGAGTATCAGAGTTTAGATGAAGCTACCAAGATCAGTAGCAAGAGCAGAGTAGAAGCAGTAACACAAAGGATCAAAGCACTGTTCATAGAGCTGTTGATTCTATGA